Proteins found in one Streptomyces sp. CB09001 genomic segment:
- a CDS encoding type II CAAX endopeptidase family protein → MRFVWQFLAVLVAYAIGGIAVQGVKDNDWLTLVVGLTSVALVVFVYAWVVRRTERRQALDVARKGAVAKAGWGTLIGLGLFGAVITNLFASGYYEVDGLGSVQGAVGLVGFMAAAAATEEVVFRGVLFRIIEEHIGTYLALGLTGLAFGLMHLLNEDATLWGALAIAIEAGFMLAAAYAATRSLWLVIGVHFGWNFAAGGIFSTSVSGTGTSEGLLDAAMSGPKLLTGGDFGPEGSVYSVGFGALLTLVFLWLAHRRGNVMPFGARRAARAGSTATLPR, encoded by the coding sequence GTGAGGTTCGTGTGGCAGTTCCTGGCCGTGCTGGTGGCCTACGCCATCGGCGGCATCGCCGTCCAGGGGGTGAAGGACAACGACTGGCTCACGCTGGTGGTCGGTCTCACCTCGGTCGCGCTCGTGGTGTTCGTGTACGCCTGGGTGGTACGGCGGACCGAGCGCCGGCAGGCCCTGGACGTGGCCCGGAAGGGCGCCGTGGCCAAGGCGGGCTGGGGGACGCTGATCGGCCTCGGACTGTTCGGGGCCGTCATCACGAACCTCTTCGCCTCCGGGTACTACGAGGTCGACGGACTCGGCTCGGTGCAGGGCGCGGTCGGGCTGGTCGGGTTCATGGCCGCCGCCGCCGCGACGGAGGAGGTCGTGTTCCGCGGGGTCCTGTTCCGGATCATCGAGGAGCACATCGGCACCTACCTCGCACTGGGGCTGACCGGCCTCGCGTTCGGCCTCATGCACCTGCTCAACGAGGACGCCACCCTGTGGGGTGCCCTCGCCATCGCCATCGAGGCCGGATTCATGCTCGCCGCCGCGTACGCCGCCACCCGCAGCCTCTGGCTGGTCATCGGCGTCCACTTCGGCTGGAACTTCGCCGCGGGCGGCATCTTCAGCACCTCGGTCTCCGGCACCGGCACGAGCGAAGGACTGCTGGACGCCGCGATGTCGGGTCCGAAGCTGCTCACCGGTGGTGACTTCGGTCCGGAGGGCAGCGTCTACTCGGTGGGCTTCGGGGCGCTGCTGACCCTGGTGTTCCTGTGGCTGGCGCACCGGCGCGGGAACGTGATGCCGTTCGGCGCCCGGCGTGCCGCGCGCGCCGGCTCCACCGCTACACTTCCCCGATGA
- the mmuM gene encoding homocysteine S-methyltransferase, with amino-acid sequence MTRDFADALASGPLVLDGGLSNQLEAAGHDLGDALWSARLLAEDPEAITRAHLAYFEAGAEVVITSSYQATFEGFARRGIGRERAAELLALSVESAREAARRARTARPDRTLWVAASAGPYGAMLADGSEYRGRYGLGRGELERFHRPRLEVLAAARPDVLALETVPDTDEAAALLSAVRGLGVPAWLSYTVAGDRTRAGQPLDEAFALAADAAEVIAVGVNCCAPEDVSGAVETAARVTGKPVVAYPNSGEAWDAQSRGWRGRSSYPVERVRDWRERGARLVGGCCRVGPDTITSIARVLARG; translated from the coding sequence ATGACCAGGGACTTCGCCGACGCCCTCGCCTCCGGCCCGCTCGTGCTGGACGGTGGTCTGTCCAACCAGCTGGAGGCGGCCGGGCACGACCTGGGCGACGCGCTGTGGTCGGCCCGGCTGCTCGCCGAGGACCCCGAGGCGATCACACGGGCCCACCTCGCCTACTTCGAGGCGGGCGCCGAGGTGGTGATCACCTCCAGCTACCAGGCCACCTTCGAGGGTTTCGCCCGGCGCGGCATCGGGCGGGAGCGGGCCGCCGAACTGCTCGCGCTGAGCGTGGAGTCGGCCCGTGAGGCCGCACGCCGGGCACGGACGGCCCGCCCGGACCGCACGCTGTGGGTGGCCGCGTCGGCGGGCCCGTACGGGGCGATGCTCGCGGACGGCTCCGAGTACCGGGGACGGTACGGCCTCGGCAGGGGCGAACTGGAGCGCTTCCACCGCCCCCGCCTGGAGGTGCTGGCCGCCGCACGGCCCGACGTCCTCGCGCTGGAGACGGTCCCGGACACCGACGAGGCGGCGGCGCTGCTGAGCGCGGTGCGCGGACTGGGCGTGCCCGCCTGGCTGTCGTACACGGTGGCCGGGGACCGCACCCGCGCCGGGCAGCCGCTGGACGAGGCCTTCGCCCTGGCCGCCGACGCGGCGGAGGTGATCGCGGTGGGCGTCAACTGCTGCGCCCCCGAGGACGTGTCCGGCGCGGTCGAGACCGCCGCCCGAGTCACCGGCAAACCGGTCGTCGCCTATCCCAACAGCGGAGAGGCGTGGGACGCGCAGTCCCGTGGCTGGCGGGGGCGTTCGTCGTACCCGGTCGAGCGGGTGCGGGACTGGCGGGAGCGCGGGGCCCGGCTGGTCGGCGGCTGCTGCCGGGTGGGGCCGGACACGATCACGTCGATCGCGCGGGTCCTGGCCCGGGGGTGA
- a CDS encoding histidine kinase, with amino-acid sequence MIDRRRVLERWRGLDVTARDLPLGVLLLVASLLPALRGQGTEIGGLPTRPADALAGVAAVLQSIPLAVRRRWTLACLALVSLGFVLDQLRGYHLFAGAALPIVLINAGSRQEKYRRATQIAASLAYVAMAVGLNARGGDETLVEYVTFYLVLALAWGIGAWMRSARAAEAERRSRVAEDARNAERTRIARELHDVVTHHVTAMVVQSEAARYLTAAPERLDESLAAVSDTGRRAITDLRHLLDLLNPDHGTAEPRTPPVGRVLTLVEQTRRAGQPVEFTEEGTPAAATGSSDLVAYRVVQEALTNALKYDHGGNTSVLVRHGEREITVEVGTDGSGTGAASPGGSGRGLAGLRERVDVLGGEFSADRAAGGGFVVKARIPGGNTA; translated from the coding sequence ATGATCGATCGCCGACGGGTCCTGGAGCGGTGGCGCGGCCTCGACGTCACGGCCCGGGACCTCCCGCTCGGGGTACTGCTCCTCGTCGCCTCGCTCCTGCCGGCGCTCCGGGGTCAGGGCACGGAGATCGGCGGCCTGCCCACCCGTCCCGCCGACGCGCTGGCCGGGGTGGCGGCCGTTCTGCAGTCCATCCCCCTGGCCGTGCGCCGGCGGTGGACACTCGCCTGCCTCGCCCTGGTCTCGCTCGGCTTCGTCCTCGACCAACTGCGCGGCTACCACCTGTTCGCGGGCGCCGCACTCCCGATCGTGCTGATCAACGCGGGCTCCCGCCAGGAGAAGTACCGGCGTGCCACGCAGATCGCCGCCAGTCTCGCGTACGTGGCCATGGCCGTCGGGCTGAACGCGCGCGGCGGCGACGAGACGTTGGTCGAGTACGTGACGTTCTACCTGGTCCTCGCCCTGGCCTGGGGCATCGGCGCGTGGATGCGTTCCGCGCGGGCCGCGGAGGCCGAACGCCGCAGCCGGGTCGCCGAGGACGCCCGCAACGCCGAACGCACGCGCATCGCCCGCGAGCTGCACGACGTCGTGACCCATCACGTGACGGCGATGGTCGTGCAGTCCGAGGCCGCCCGGTACCTGACCGCCGCGCCCGAGCGGCTCGACGAGAGCCTGGCCGCCGTCAGCGACACCGGCCGGCGGGCCATCACCGACCTGCGGCATCTGCTCGACCTGCTCAACCCGGACCACGGCACCGCCGAGCCCAGGACGCCCCCCGTCGGCCGGGTGCTCACGCTGGTCGAGCAGACCCGCCGGGCCGGGCAGCCGGTGGAGTTCACCGAGGAGGGCACCCCGGCGGCGGCGACCGGCAGCTCCGACCTCGTCGCCTACCGCGTCGTGCAGGAGGCCCTGACCAACGCCCTCAAGTACGATCACGGCGGCAACACCTCGGTCCTGGTACGGCACGGAGAACGGGAGATCACGGTGGAGGTCGGCACGGACGGCTCCGGTACGGGGGCCGCGTCCCCCGGCGGAAGCGGGCGGGGGCTGGCCGGCCTGCGGGAACGGGTCGACGTGCTGGGCGGCGAGTTCAGCGCGGACCGTGCGGCGGGCGGCGGCTTCGTCGTCAAGGCCCGGATACCCGGGGGGAACACGGCATGA